Within Williamwhitmania taraxaci, the genomic segment CTGAATTAATTGTCGTACATCCATGATATCTATCTTCTTTGCGGCCATATCCCTGATTTAAGTTTCAGCGATAAGATAGAAATCATTCCTTTCAATGGCTCAATGGCGCAATTTGCGTCGAAACGGGTGGCGCAACTTCGACCGAAACAATAGCCTAAATGCACCTAAAAAAGTGGCACAACTTCGACCGAAACGCCTGGCACAACTTGAACCGAAATGGGTGGCACAACTTCGACCGTTTTATCTAGTTTTCACCTAAGTAGGTGAAAATATTTTAATCGGGAAAGCCTTGTGATGATTATTATTACAGGGGTTCCCGATTATTTTATGCTTTTATGTTGCGGATATAAGGTAGTGTGCTAATTTGCTAATGAAAACGATCGAAGTGGGGGCTACCATTTGGGTTAAAATCTTAGCGAAAGCAATGAGGGTTTAGATTGCAACTGATTAGTAGAACGGAATTAGCAAATTACTACATTCTCTTATTGTCATTGGGCTTGCCGATGGATAATCAAAAACATCCATTAATCTATGGTAATCGTTGGAAAAGAGTTAATTTTACCACCGAATTTTCATAAACTAGGAGAGATGATTCTGCTAGTTTGCAATATGGATTAACTTTTTCAGAATTAATGGAAGACATAGAAAAGCTAAAGAAAATTGCTTCTCAAGTTCGACGGGACATTGTCCGGATGGTACATGCCCAAGCATCGGGTCACCCAGGTGGCTCATTGGGTTGCACCGATTTTATGGTTGCCCTATACTTTAGCGTATTGGAGCATGAACCAAAGAATTTTGACATGGATGGAAAGAATCAAGATCTATTCTTCCTTTCCAATGGTCACATTTCCCCAGTATGGTATAGCGTTTTAGCGCGCAGCGGTTATTTCGATGTTCGCGAACTCTCTACGTTTCGTAAGATTAACTCACGTCTTCAGGGTCATCCAACTCCAGCCGAACACCTTCAAGGTATTCGTATTGCATCAGGATCGCTTGGACAAGGGCTCAGCGTTGCTTGCGGTGCTGCCCTCGGAAAGAAGATGAATGGCGATAAGAAGCTCGTCTTCACCCTTCACGGCGATGGCGAATTGCAAGAGGGTCAAAACTGGGAGGCAATAATGTTTGCTGCCCATAATAAACTCGATAATATAATTGCTACCGTAGACTATAACGGTCAGCAAATCGATGGCCCTGTTGATAAGGTTCTTTCGTTGGGCAACCTTGGTGCCAAATGGGCTGCTTTTGGCTGGGATGTTCTTGAGATGAACGGTAACGATATGGCCGATGTGATTCGTGGTTTAAATGAAGCCAAGAGTCATGCCGGTAAAGGAAAGCCAGTTGTTATCATCATGAAAACAGAGATGGGCATGGGTGTCGATTTTATGGTTGGAACCCACAAATGGCACGGCAAAGCTCCTAGCGATGAACAATTGGCTTCGGCACTCGATCAACTGCCAGAAACTCTTGGCGATTACTAGTCAGTAGATACGATATTAACCCGGCAACTGCCGATAAACTCTTATTACAATGAAGAATATTGTTGTAATAGCACACGATGCAAAGAAAAACGATTTGGTTGAGTTCCTTAAAGAGCGGCTCGACTGGATTCAGGGCGTAAATCTTCTGGCTACCGGAAGAACTGCTGAATTTATAGAAGCACAAGGGATTGCTGTGAAGCATCTCAGTCCAGGTCTTTCGGGAGGGTATATTCAAATTACCGAAATGATTGGCCGCGGCGAGGTGGATATCGTAATCTTCTTGCGCGACCATAAACTGGCGCAGCCTCATCACGAGGATATTCGTCGGCTTTTGGAACAGTGCAACGTGCATAATATTCCGTTGGCAACCAACATTGCCAGCGCAGAGTTGCTCATTCTCGGCCTTATTAAAAAGGAGGCTTCTGAGCGTTTAAAACACAAGTAGGGATTCACTCTACAATTTTCTAGAAAAAACAGAATAATGAAGAAATACGTTTCCACAGGACTTAAAGAAACAAGAGCAGGCTTTGGCGATGCGCTTACTGAGTTAGGGAAAACAAATCCTAACGTAGTTGGGCTCTGTGCCGACCTTATTGGTTCACTTAAAATGGAGGGCTTTATTGAGCATTGCCCCGAGCGTTTCATTCAAACGGGTATTGCCGAGGCAAACATGATTGGTATGGCGGCAGGCCTTACCATTGGTGGAAAGATTCCATTTGCGGCTGGATTTGCTAATTTTGTTACTGGCCGAGTTTACGATCAAATACGCCAAAGCGTTGCCTATTCCAATAAGAACGTGAAGATTATTGCCTCGCATGCGGGTATTTCTCTTGGCGAGGATGGCGCTACGCACCAGGTAATGGAGGATATTGGGTTGATGAAAATGCTACCCAACATGGTCGTGATTAACACTTGCGATTACAACCAAACCAAGGCTGCTACGCTTGCCATTGCCGACTATAAGGGACCGGTTTATCTTCGGTTTGGTCGCCCTGCGGTTCCTAATTTTACTCCAGCCGATGAGAAGTTCGAAATAGGAAAGGCTATTGTTCTCAGCGAAGGCGAAGATGTTACCATTTTTGCCACAGGAAACCTCGTGTGGAAAGCACTAGAGGCTGCTGAAATTCTAGCGGAGGATGATATCTCCGTTGAGGTGATCAATATCCACACCATTAAGCCTCTCGACGATAAGGCAATTCTACGTTCTGCCGGAAAAACACGTGCTGTTGTTACTGCCGAGGAGCATAACATGAACGGTGGCCTTGGCGATAGCGTTGCTCAACTATTGGCTCGCAAGCTTCCTACTCCAATGGAAATGGTTGCTGTTGATGATGTTTTTGGCGAAAGTGGTAAACCATCCGAATTGATGGAGAAATATCATCTCGATACGCCTTCAATTGTTGAGGCCGTTAAGCGTGTTTTGAAACGGAAAAAGTAATAGTTCCAGTTTTACTAAATGGCTGAATACTCCGATACTACTATAGTTGAAATGTTCCGGGTGGGTGAAAGCAAAGACTTTGCTTTCACCCTTCTTGTACAAAAATATCAGGAACGACTATATTGGCATGTTAGGAGGATGGTGACCGATCACGATGATGCCGATGATGTTCTGCAGAATACCTTCTTAAAGGTGTGGGGCGGTCTTGGGGGATTTCGCGAGGATGCCCAACTCTACACTTGGCTTTATCGGATTGCTACCAATGAAGCTCTTACTTTCTTGAAGAAAAAACGAGCAAACGTCTTTATTCCATTGGGTAACGTGGAGTATCAGTTGGGTAATACTCTTGCGTCCGATCCCTATTTTAATGGCGATGAAATCCAAGCTAAGCTGCAAAAGGCTATACTGAAGTTGCCCGAAAAGCAACGCCTTGTTTTCAATATGAAGTACTACGATAATATGAAGTATGATGAGATGTCGGAAGTGCTTAAAACTTCTGTCGGTGCGTTGAAGGCATCATTTCATCATGCCGTCAAAAAGATTGAGAAATTCATGCTTGCCGATTAAACCTTTGCATGGGGGGGTAATCCTACCCACAAGCAAATGATATTTAGATGTCCCCATATTCATTAAAATTGGCTATTTATGGGGTTTTCAACGGCTCGCCAAGCCCGAATAACAACGGAGAAAAATTACTACAATGAAAACGAATTTTAGTGGAGAAGAGAATCTCGAGAAATTGCTTAACGGACTTCCAAAGGGAAATCCCTATTCTGTTCCTGAGGGTTACTTCAATGCATTTCCACAAAAAATTTCTGAGAGAATTGCTCAAACAAAAAGTGGACAAGAAACAGATACTTCAAACAAAGGATGGTCCATGCGACCCTATTTGGCCTATGCTGCCGGACTTGCTCTGGTTTTAAGCCTAGGTTACATTGGCACCAAAATGAGTTTGAATGAAAAAAGTATTTCGGTATCTACCAAGGCAATTGCACAAAGAACCGATAGGGGAACTTATGTCGATTTTGATGAATCTTCATTAATTCAAGCATTACACGAGGATAGTCGTGTTCCAAAACCAACCCTTGGCGAAACAGACAATCGTGACGCGATGATTCAATATTTGGTAGATGAGAATGTTGACTATACAACCCTCGTTGAAAAGTATTAAAAGGACACTATGACAATCTTGAAGTATATATTTGCCATTTCCATATTTGCCTTTGTAAGTTTTGGCTTTGCAGCCAATGCGCAAGATATTCAAGACAAGGCTGAGATAGTGAAGGCTCAGAAAATTGCTTTTTTTACAGAGAAACTTGACCTTACTTCTTTGGAGGCTCAGGATTTCTGGCCTCTTTATAACGATTACTGGAAGCGGAAGAATGTAATCATAAGTGAGCGTAGGGAAACCATGGTTTATTGTGAAAAGAATTTAAACCGCATGTCGACTAAAGAGATTAAGGCATATGCTGATAAATACGTTGGCTTTCAGCGCAGAGAGGCTGATCTGCTCAACGAGTTTAATGGTCGTTTTCAAAAAGTTCTTCCGGCAGAAAAGGTTATGAAACTCTATTTGGCCGACAATGAATTTAAGAATTGGCTACTTCAGCAAATAAAGGGTTCCGGGAAGAGTGACTGATGATGAACGTCTGTGGCGTTAGCCGACGTAAATAAATCGAAGCGCAGCAAGGATTACGACACAGCGTTTCGATGATTCCATAAATAAAAGTATAACCTCGATTCGTCGGGGTTTTTTATTAGGATAGATATCCTTCCGATCCGAAAATATTTGGAGCGATAAAGTGTGTCTGCCTATAGCACAAAAAAATACGGGGCTGCATCATTTGATGCAGCCCCGTTTATACTTTCCTCAGTTATACGATGGGCTTAATGCCGATCTTCTGAATGAAATCTACGGTCTTGTCAATTTCGAGATACATAATTTTATCCTCGGTAATGAAGGAAACCACCTTGCGGTAACTTGCAAGGAAGTCCTCCAAGTAGGGGGATGTTTTTGCAGGCCGACGGAAGTCAAATGCTTGGGCGGCATCCATTAATTCAATGGCCATTATTCGCTCCAGATTGTCGATTACCTTAAGCAACTTGGTAGCAGCATTTGCTCCCATGCTTACGTGGTCTTCCTGTCCGTTGCTCGAGACAATCGAGTCGCAGGAGGCTGGGAAACAATACATTTTATTCTGACTAACCATGGATGCTGCAGCATACTGCGGAATCATATAGCCTGAGTTCAAGCCTGGGTTTGCCACCAAAAATTCAGGAAGGCCACGAAGACCTAGGATTAGCTGGGCTGTTCTTCTCTCCGATATGTTTCCAAGTTCGGCAAGAGCCAAGGCAAGAAAGTCCATGACAAGCGCAATGGGTTGACCGTGAAAGTTTCCACCCGAAAGGATTAGATCTTCGTCGGGCCAGATGGTCGGATTGTCGGTTACCGAATTGATTTCGGTTAAAACTACCGAGGCAGCATAGCG encodes:
- a CDS encoding transketolase codes for the protein MEDIEKLKKIASQVRRDIVRMVHAQASGHPGGSLGCTDFMVALYFSVLEHEPKNFDMDGKNQDLFFLSNGHISPVWYSVLARSGYFDVRELSTFRKINSRLQGHPTPAEHLQGIRIASGSLGQGLSVACGAALGKKMNGDKKLVFTLHGDGELQEGQNWEAIMFAAHNKLDNIIATVDYNGQQIDGPVDKVLSLGNLGAKWAAFGWDVLEMNGNDMADVIRGLNEAKSHAGKGKPVVIIMKTEMGMGVDFMVGTHKWHGKAPSDEQLASALDQLPETLGDY
- a CDS encoding methylglyoxal synthase; its protein translation is MKNIVVIAHDAKKNDLVEFLKERLDWIQGVNLLATGRTAEFIEAQGIAVKHLSPGLSGGYIQITEMIGRGEVDIVIFLRDHKLAQPHHEDIRRLLEQCNVHNIPLATNIASAELLILGLIKKEASERLKHK
- a CDS encoding transketolase family protein; protein product: MKKYVSTGLKETRAGFGDALTELGKTNPNVVGLCADLIGSLKMEGFIEHCPERFIQTGIAEANMIGMAAGLTIGGKIPFAAGFANFVTGRVYDQIRQSVAYSNKNVKIIASHAGISLGEDGATHQVMEDIGLMKMLPNMVVINTCDYNQTKAATLAIADYKGPVYLRFGRPAVPNFTPADEKFEIGKAIVLSEGEDVTIFATGNLVWKALEAAEILAEDDISVEVINIHTIKPLDDKAILRSAGKTRAVVTAEEHNMNGGLGDSVAQLLARKLPTPMEMVAVDDVFGESGKPSELMEKYHLDTPSIVEAVKRVLKRKK
- a CDS encoding RNA polymerase sigma factor, which gives rise to MAEYSDTTIVEMFRVGESKDFAFTLLVQKYQERLYWHVRRMVTDHDDADDVLQNTFLKVWGGLGGFREDAQLYTWLYRIATNEALTFLKKKRANVFIPLGNVEYQLGNTLASDPYFNGDEIQAKLQKAILKLPEKQRLVFNMKYYDNMKYDEMSEVLKTSVGALKASFHHAVKKIEKFMLAD